In Populus nigra chromosome 1, ddPopNigr1.1, whole genome shotgun sequence, one genomic interval encodes:
- the LOC133698539 gene encoding serine/threonine-protein kinase BLUS1-like isoform X1, with protein sequence MEKKKYPIGSENYLLYEEVGQGVSASVHRALCVPFDEIVAIKILDFERDNADLSNISREVQTMILVDHPNVLKSHCSFVSDHNLWVVMPFMAGGSCLHILKAAYPDGFEELVIATILREVLKGIEYLHQQGHIHRDVKAGNILVDGRGAVKLGDFGVSACLFDSGDRQRMRNTFVGTPCWMAPEVMEQLHGYDFKADIWSFGITALELAHGHAPFSKYPPMKVLLMTLQNAPPGLDLERDKKFSKSFKQMIASCLVKDPLKRPSANKLLKHSFFKQARSNDYIVRILLDGLPDLGDRIKALKRKEEDMLAQKKMPDGEMEELSQNEYKRGISGWNFNLEDVKAQASLIPDAEDHTTDSNPGGSSNSLSTLDAVEKQSEPRNSSLGQVTEMMEDKDVQNRAAPLPSVNSAINITKVRSVKSDDDSINASPCHEQHVSQNSSPFSDRVEGNATERPASGINGKPSDKLQNQPPNHSNINGAIINQDGDDVPSENPSKPFKSSGASSEELDEKAKPPVVQQRGRFKVTSENVDIEKAVSPLVLQKSHSMQVRNFEVLTQHPGTPSPSPSETIPSTVLDHSVFPLLLSVLQTNITQRDGILHLMRQLYGGDTAGNRTTDGGWATAQGGSTEKSLIEAAHDREKELLHEITELQWRLIRTQEELQKYKTENAQVGI encoded by the exons atggagaagaagaagtaTCCCATTGGATCCGAGAATTATCTTCTTTACGAAGAGGTTGGTCAAGGTGTTAGTGCTTCTGTTCATCGTGCCTTGTGTGTTCCTTTTGATGAGATTGTCGCCATCAAGATTCTTGACTTTGAACGCGATAACGCTGATCtg AGTAATATTTCACGGGAAGTGCAAACAATGATCTTGGTGGACCATCCTAATGTTCTGAAATCACACTGCTCCTTTGTCAGTGATCATAATTTGTGGGTTGTCATGCCATTTATGGCTGGGGGTTCTTGTCTTCACATATTGAAGGCTGCTTATCCTGATGGTTTTGAGGAGTTGGTGATAGCAACAATACTACGTGAGGTATTGAAGGGAATAGAGTATCTTCATCAACAGGGCCACATACATCGCGATGTTAAA GCTGGTAATATTCTCGTTGATGGACGTGGCGCAGTCAAGTTGGGAGATTTTGGTGTTTCTGCTTGCCTTTTTGATTCAGGAGACAGGCAACGGATGAGGAATACATTTGTTGGGACGCCTTGCTG gATGGCACCTGAGGTCATGGAGCAGCTTCATGGATATGATTTCAA GGCTGACATCTGGTCCTTTGGGATAACTGCTTTGGAGCTTGCGCATGGGCACGCTCCTTTCTCAAAATATCCTCCAATGAAG GTGCTGCTTATGACCTTGCAAAATGCACCCCCAGGCCTGGATTTAGAAAGGGATAAGAAGTTCTCTAAG TCTTTTAAGCAGATGATTGCTAGTTGTTTGGTAAAAGATCCTTTGAAACGACCTTCTGCAAATAAGTTGTTAAAGCATTCCTTTTTCAAGCAAGCAAGGTCGAATGACTATATCGTACGGATATTATTGGACGGATTGCCCGATCTTGGTGATCGTATCAAGGCTTTGAAG AGAAAGGAAGAAGACATGCTTGCTCAAAAGAAGATGCCCGATGGGGAAATGGAGGAACTATCACAG AATGAATACAAACGGGGAATTAGCGGTTGGAACTTCAACCTTGAAGATGTGAAGGCTCAGGCTTCCTTG ATACCAGATGCTGAGGACCATACGACTGATAGTAATCCGGGAGGAAGCTCGAATTCTTTGTCTACACTTGATGCAGTTGAAAAGCAATCAGAACCTCGGAATTCTTCCCTAGGACAAGTCACAGAAATGATG GAGGATAAAGACGTGCAAAATCGAGCTGCACCGCTTCCATCAGTCAACTCCGCAATAAATATTACGAA AGTTAGAAGTGTAAAATCCGATGATGACTCAATCAATGCAAGTCCATGCCATGAACAGCATGTTTCGCAAAATTCTTCACCTTTTTCGGATCGTGTTGAAGGCAATGCAACTGAAAGGCCAGCTTCTGGTATCAACGGAAAACCTAG TGACAAGTTGCAAAATCAACCACCAAATCATTCAAATATCAACGGAGCAATAATTAATCAAGATGGAGATGATGTACCTTCTGAAAATCCTTCAAAGCCATTTAAGTCATCAG GGGCAAGCAGTGAGGAACTAGATGAAAAGGCAAAGCCTCCAGTTGTTCAGCAAAGAGGACGATTCAAAGTTACTTCAGAGAATGTTGATATAGAAAAG GCAGTCTCACCTCTGGTTCTGCAGAAGAGTCACAGCATGCAGGTTCGTAATTTTGAG GTGCTCACCCAACATCCAGGAACGCCTTCGCCATCACCATCAGAAACCATACCATCAACTGTTTTGGATCATTCTGTGTTTCCACTATTGCTTTCTGTTCTACAGACAAATATTACTCAAAGG GATGGTATTCTGCATCTAATGAGGCAACTTTATGGAGGTGACACTGCAG gcAACCGCACAACTGATGGGGGATGGGCAACGGCGCAAGGTGGATCTACAGAGAAATCTTTG ATAGAAGCAGCTCATGATAGGGAGAAGGAATTGCTTCATGAAATAACCGAGTTGCAATGGAG GCTTATACGAACACAAGAAGAGCTCCAAAAGTATAAAACAGAAAATGCTCAGGTTGGCATTTGA
- the LOC133690185 gene encoding ubiquitin receptor RAD23b-like, with translation MKLTVKTLKGSHFEIKVQPTDTVMGVKKNIEDVQGKDNYPCGQQLLIHNGKVLKDETTLVDNKVTEDGFLVVMLSKSKTAAAGTSSTQPVSTPPTTTPTSNSTPDAPAPDAQAPASKSASASDTATANAQSDTYGQAASNLVAGSSLEQTIQQIMDIGGGNWDKETVTRALRAAYNNPERAVDYLYSGIPETAEVAVPVARFPADQGIETGAAPAAPALAPGGPNSSPLNMFPETLSGGGGDAGLVLGSLDFLRNNQQFQALRSMVQANPQILQPMLQELGKQNPQLLRMIQEHNAEFLQLINEPLDGSEGDIFDQPDQDMPHAINVTPAEQEAIERLVAMGFDRALVIEAFLACDRNEELAANYLLENGADFED, from the exons ATGAAGCTCACCGTCAAGACACTGAAAGGCAGCCATTTCGAAATTAAGGTTCAACCCACCGACACT GTAATGGGTGTAAAGAAGAATATCGAAGACGTGCAAGGAAAAGACAATTACCCATGTGGACAACAATTGTTGATTCATAATGGGAAAGTCTTGAAAGATGAGACTACTTTAGTTGATAATAAGGTTACCGAAGATGGTTTTCTTGTTGTCATGCTTAgcaag AGTAAAACAGCCGCAGCTGGGACTTCATCCACCCAA CCTGTTTCTACACCACCTACCACCACACCAACTTCAAATTCGACTCCTGATGCTCCCGCACCTGATGCTCAAGCACC GGCCTCAAAGAGTGCATCTGCTTCTGACACAGCAACAGCCAA TGCACAGAGTGATACCTATGGTCAAGCTGCTTCCAATTTAGTTGCTGGCAGTAGTTTGGAGCAGACTATTCAGCAAATAATGGATATAGGTGGTGGAAACTGGGACAAAGAAACAGTTACTCGTGCACTTCGAGCTGCCTATAATAACCCAGAGCGGGCAGTGGACTACTTGTACTCT GGCATTCCAGAAACAGCAGAAGTTGCTGTCCCAGTGGCTCGGTTTCCCGCAGATCAGGGCATTGAAACAGGTGCAGCTCCGGCAGCACCTGCACTTGCACCAGGAGGACCTAATTCTTCTCCATTGAATATGTTTCCTGAG ACACTTTCTGGTGGTGGAGGCGACGCTGGCCTCGTACTTGGCTCTCTTGATTTCCTTAGAAACAATCAACAA TTTCAAGCATTGCGTTCAATGGTTCAAGCAAATCCACAAATCTTGCAG CCCATGCTCCAGGAGCTTGGAAAGCAAAACCCCCAGCTTTTAAGAATGATTCAAGAGCATAATGCAGAGTTTCTTCAGTTAATAAATGAACCTCTTGATGGTTCTGAAGG GGATATATTCGATCAACCTGACCAAGATATGCCTCATGCTATCAATGTGACCCCAGCTGAACAAGAGGCTATTGAACGG CTTGTGGCAATGGGATTCGATAGAGCCCTTGTCATTGAGGCATTTTTGGCTTGTGATCGCAACGAGGAGCTGGCAGCCAACTATCTACTGGAAAATGGTGCAGATTTTGAAGATTGA
- the LOC133698539 gene encoding serine/threonine-protein kinase BLUS1-like isoform X3 has product MEKKKYPIGSENYLLYEEVGQGVSASVHRALCVPFDEIVAIKILDFERDNADLSNISREVQTMILVDHPNVLKSHCSFVSDHNLWVVMPFMAGGSCLHILKAAYPDGFEELVIATILREVLKGIEYLHQQGHIHRDVKAGNILVDGRGAVKLGDFGVSACLFDSGDRQRMRNTFVGTPCWMAPEVMEQLHGYDFKADIWSFGITALELAHGHAPFSKYPPMKVLLMTLQNAPPGLDLERDKKFSKSFKQMIASCLVKDPLKRPSANKLLKHSFFKQARSNDYIVRILLDGLPDLGDRIKALKRKEEDMLAQKKMPDGEMEELSQNEYKRGISGWNFNLEDVKAQASLIPDAEDHTTDSNPGGSSNSLSTLDAVEKQSEPRNSSLGQVTEMMEDKDVQNRAAPLPSVNSAINITKVRSVKSDDDSINASPCHEQHVSQNSSPFSDRVEGNATERPASGINGKPSDKLQNQPPNHSNINGAIINQDGDDVPSENPSKPFKSSGASSEELDEKAKPPVVQQRGRFKVTSENVDIEKAVSPLVLQKSHSMQVLTQHPGTPSPSPSETIPSTVLDHSVFPLLLSVLQTNITQRDGILHLMRQLYGGDTAGNRTTDGGWATAQGGSTEKSLIEAAHDREKELLHEITELQWRLIRTQEELQKYKTENAQVGI; this is encoded by the exons atggagaagaagaagtaTCCCATTGGATCCGAGAATTATCTTCTTTACGAAGAGGTTGGTCAAGGTGTTAGTGCTTCTGTTCATCGTGCCTTGTGTGTTCCTTTTGATGAGATTGTCGCCATCAAGATTCTTGACTTTGAACGCGATAACGCTGATCtg AGTAATATTTCACGGGAAGTGCAAACAATGATCTTGGTGGACCATCCTAATGTTCTGAAATCACACTGCTCCTTTGTCAGTGATCATAATTTGTGGGTTGTCATGCCATTTATGGCTGGGGGTTCTTGTCTTCACATATTGAAGGCTGCTTATCCTGATGGTTTTGAGGAGTTGGTGATAGCAACAATACTACGTGAGGTATTGAAGGGAATAGAGTATCTTCATCAACAGGGCCACATACATCGCGATGTTAAA GCTGGTAATATTCTCGTTGATGGACGTGGCGCAGTCAAGTTGGGAGATTTTGGTGTTTCTGCTTGCCTTTTTGATTCAGGAGACAGGCAACGGATGAGGAATACATTTGTTGGGACGCCTTGCTG gATGGCACCTGAGGTCATGGAGCAGCTTCATGGATATGATTTCAA GGCTGACATCTGGTCCTTTGGGATAACTGCTTTGGAGCTTGCGCATGGGCACGCTCCTTTCTCAAAATATCCTCCAATGAAG GTGCTGCTTATGACCTTGCAAAATGCACCCCCAGGCCTGGATTTAGAAAGGGATAAGAAGTTCTCTAAG TCTTTTAAGCAGATGATTGCTAGTTGTTTGGTAAAAGATCCTTTGAAACGACCTTCTGCAAATAAGTTGTTAAAGCATTCCTTTTTCAAGCAAGCAAGGTCGAATGACTATATCGTACGGATATTATTGGACGGATTGCCCGATCTTGGTGATCGTATCAAGGCTTTGAAG AGAAAGGAAGAAGACATGCTTGCTCAAAAGAAGATGCCCGATGGGGAAATGGAGGAACTATCACAG AATGAATACAAACGGGGAATTAGCGGTTGGAACTTCAACCTTGAAGATGTGAAGGCTCAGGCTTCCTTG ATACCAGATGCTGAGGACCATACGACTGATAGTAATCCGGGAGGAAGCTCGAATTCTTTGTCTACACTTGATGCAGTTGAAAAGCAATCAGAACCTCGGAATTCTTCCCTAGGACAAGTCACAGAAATGATG GAGGATAAAGACGTGCAAAATCGAGCTGCACCGCTTCCATCAGTCAACTCCGCAATAAATATTACGAA AGTTAGAAGTGTAAAATCCGATGATGACTCAATCAATGCAAGTCCATGCCATGAACAGCATGTTTCGCAAAATTCTTCACCTTTTTCGGATCGTGTTGAAGGCAATGCAACTGAAAGGCCAGCTTCTGGTATCAACGGAAAACCTAG TGACAAGTTGCAAAATCAACCACCAAATCATTCAAATATCAACGGAGCAATAATTAATCAAGATGGAGATGATGTACCTTCTGAAAATCCTTCAAAGCCATTTAAGTCATCAG GGGCAAGCAGTGAGGAACTAGATGAAAAGGCAAAGCCTCCAGTTGTTCAGCAAAGAGGACGATTCAAAGTTACTTCAGAGAATGTTGATATAGAAAAG GCAGTCTCACCTCTGGTTCTGCAGAAGAGTCACAGCATGCAG GTGCTCACCCAACATCCAGGAACGCCTTCGCCATCACCATCAGAAACCATACCATCAACTGTTTTGGATCATTCTGTGTTTCCACTATTGCTTTCTGTTCTACAGACAAATATTACTCAAAGG GATGGTATTCTGCATCTAATGAGGCAACTTTATGGAGGTGACACTGCAG gcAACCGCACAACTGATGGGGGATGGGCAACGGCGCAAGGTGGATCTACAGAGAAATCTTTG ATAGAAGCAGCTCATGATAGGGAGAAGGAATTGCTTCATGAAATAACCGAGTTGCAATGGAG GCTTATACGAACACAAGAAGAGCTCCAAAAGTATAAAACAGAAAATGCTCAGGTTGGCATTTGA
- the LOC133698539 gene encoding serine/threonine-protein kinase BLUS1-like isoform X2: MEKKKYPIGSENYLLYEEVGQGVSASVHRALCVPFDEIVAIKILDFERDNADLSNISREVQTMILVDHPNVLKSHCSFVSDHNLWVVMPFMAGGSCLHILKAAYPDGFEELVIATILREVLKGIEYLHQQGHIHRDVKAGNILVDGRGAVKLGDFGVSACLFDSGDRQRMRNTFVGTPCWMAPEVMEQLHGYDFKADIWSFGITALELAHGHAPFSKYPPMKVLLMTLQNAPPGLDLERDKKFSKSFKQMIASCLVKDPLKRPSANKLLKHSFFKQARSNDYIVRILLDGLPDLGDRIKALKRKEEDMLAQKKMPDGEMEELSQNEYKRGISGWNFNLEDVKAQASLIPDAEDHTTDSNPGGSSNSLSTLDAVEKQSEPRNSSLGQVTEMMEDKDVQNRAAPLPSVNSAINITKVRSVKSDDDSINASPCHEQHVSQNSSPFSDRVEGNATERPASGINGKPSDKLQNQPPNHSNINGAIINQDGDDVPSENPSKPFKSSGASSEELDEKAKPPVVQQRGRFKVTSENVDIEKAVSPLVLQKSHSMQVRNFEVLTQHPGTPSPSPSETIPSTVLDHSVFPLLLSVLQTNITQRDGILHLMRQLYGGDTAGNRTTDGGWATAQGGSTEKSLIEAAHDREKELLHEITELQWRLIRTQEELQKYKTENAQV; this comes from the exons atggagaagaagaagtaTCCCATTGGATCCGAGAATTATCTTCTTTACGAAGAGGTTGGTCAAGGTGTTAGTGCTTCTGTTCATCGTGCCTTGTGTGTTCCTTTTGATGAGATTGTCGCCATCAAGATTCTTGACTTTGAACGCGATAACGCTGATCtg AGTAATATTTCACGGGAAGTGCAAACAATGATCTTGGTGGACCATCCTAATGTTCTGAAATCACACTGCTCCTTTGTCAGTGATCATAATTTGTGGGTTGTCATGCCATTTATGGCTGGGGGTTCTTGTCTTCACATATTGAAGGCTGCTTATCCTGATGGTTTTGAGGAGTTGGTGATAGCAACAATACTACGTGAGGTATTGAAGGGAATAGAGTATCTTCATCAACAGGGCCACATACATCGCGATGTTAAA GCTGGTAATATTCTCGTTGATGGACGTGGCGCAGTCAAGTTGGGAGATTTTGGTGTTTCTGCTTGCCTTTTTGATTCAGGAGACAGGCAACGGATGAGGAATACATTTGTTGGGACGCCTTGCTG gATGGCACCTGAGGTCATGGAGCAGCTTCATGGATATGATTTCAA GGCTGACATCTGGTCCTTTGGGATAACTGCTTTGGAGCTTGCGCATGGGCACGCTCCTTTCTCAAAATATCCTCCAATGAAG GTGCTGCTTATGACCTTGCAAAATGCACCCCCAGGCCTGGATTTAGAAAGGGATAAGAAGTTCTCTAAG TCTTTTAAGCAGATGATTGCTAGTTGTTTGGTAAAAGATCCTTTGAAACGACCTTCTGCAAATAAGTTGTTAAAGCATTCCTTTTTCAAGCAAGCAAGGTCGAATGACTATATCGTACGGATATTATTGGACGGATTGCCCGATCTTGGTGATCGTATCAAGGCTTTGAAG AGAAAGGAAGAAGACATGCTTGCTCAAAAGAAGATGCCCGATGGGGAAATGGAGGAACTATCACAG AATGAATACAAACGGGGAATTAGCGGTTGGAACTTCAACCTTGAAGATGTGAAGGCTCAGGCTTCCTTG ATACCAGATGCTGAGGACCATACGACTGATAGTAATCCGGGAGGAAGCTCGAATTCTTTGTCTACACTTGATGCAGTTGAAAAGCAATCAGAACCTCGGAATTCTTCCCTAGGACAAGTCACAGAAATGATG GAGGATAAAGACGTGCAAAATCGAGCTGCACCGCTTCCATCAGTCAACTCCGCAATAAATATTACGAA AGTTAGAAGTGTAAAATCCGATGATGACTCAATCAATGCAAGTCCATGCCATGAACAGCATGTTTCGCAAAATTCTTCACCTTTTTCGGATCGTGTTGAAGGCAATGCAACTGAAAGGCCAGCTTCTGGTATCAACGGAAAACCTAG TGACAAGTTGCAAAATCAACCACCAAATCATTCAAATATCAACGGAGCAATAATTAATCAAGATGGAGATGATGTACCTTCTGAAAATCCTTCAAAGCCATTTAAGTCATCAG GGGCAAGCAGTGAGGAACTAGATGAAAAGGCAAAGCCTCCAGTTGTTCAGCAAAGAGGACGATTCAAAGTTACTTCAGAGAATGTTGATATAGAAAAG GCAGTCTCACCTCTGGTTCTGCAGAAGAGTCACAGCATGCAGGTTCGTAATTTTGAG GTGCTCACCCAACATCCAGGAACGCCTTCGCCATCACCATCAGAAACCATACCATCAACTGTTTTGGATCATTCTGTGTTTCCACTATTGCTTTCTGTTCTACAGACAAATATTACTCAAAGG GATGGTATTCTGCATCTAATGAGGCAACTTTATGGAGGTGACACTGCAG gcAACCGCACAACTGATGGGGGATGGGCAACGGCGCAAGGTGGATCTACAGAGAAATCTTTG ATAGAAGCAGCTCATGATAGGGAGAAGGAATTGCTTCATGAAATAACCGAGTTGCAATGGAG GCTTATACGAACACAAGAAGAGCTCCAAAAGTATAAAACAGAAAATGCTCAG Gtatga
- the LOC133703795 gene encoding wall-associated receptor kinase-like 8 has protein sequence MEMASKYFLSPIILLLLPTLFQLAIAVAPIAKPGCQDHCGNISTPYPFGTTKDCYLDESFEIVCDEAASPPRVFIRKTNMEVLNIEDGAAIVKGPIMSSNCSGRRSGPPVNLEGSPFFFSFGNLFIAVGCNIRALLTEIGPQVSGCDSTCVPYYNQTTIIYGQEINSLCSGKHCCVARAPYRMQVFYPSLETKNESQDSSGCKLTFLADQKWVAFSDINNPQVFQDREYVPVVLAWVMDYKLWKYDPKTMSCKYFLLEHSLTLAYECSCRKGYEGNPYLGCVGKVNV, from the coding sequence ATGGAAATGGCCTCCAAGTATTTCTTGTCTCCAATCATTCTCCTACTGTTGCCCACCTTGTTTCAGCTAGCAATAGCAGTTGCACCTATAGCAAAGCCTGGTTGTCAAGATCACTGTGGAAACATCAGCACTCCATACCCTTTTGGAACGACAAAAGATTGCTACCTGGATGAATCGTTTGAGATTGTTTGCGACGAAGCAGCCAGCCCTCCTAGGGTTTTCATAAGAAAAACCAATATGGAGGTTCTGAATATTGAAGATGGTGCTGCCATTGTCAAAGGTCCAATTATGTCCTCGAATTGTTCCGGTAGGCGATCCGGTCCACCTGTGAACTTGGAGGGAagtcctttctttttctccttcggTAATCTGTTCATTGCAGTCGGCTGCAACATCCGTGCTCTATTGACAGAGATTGGGCCCCAAGTCAGTGGATGCGACTCAACATGCGTTCCTTACTATAATCAAACAACTATTATTTATGGGCAAGAAATTAATAGTCTCTGTTCTGGGAAGCACTGCTGCGTAGCCAGAGCTCCTTATAGGATGCAGGTTTTTTATCCAAGTCTAGAAACTAAAAATGAGAGTCAAGACAGCAGTGGATGCAAGCTTACTTTCCTAGCGGACCAAAAATGGGTTGCGTTCTCCGATATAAACAATCCGCAAGTGTTTCAGGATCGGGAATATGTTCCGGTGGTGCTGGCTTGGGTGATGGATTACAAGCTTTGGAAATATGACCCCAAGACCATGAGTTGCAAATATTTCCTTCTTGAGCACTCTTTGACTTTAGCATACGAATGTTCTTGCCGGAAAGGTTATGAGGGCAACCCTTACCTTGGGTGCGTAGGTAAAGTTAATGTTTAA
- the LOC133682513 gene encoding probable CCR4-associated factor 1 homolog 10, with protein MKSSKPAHLREVWADNLVYEFFLIKEAISGFPLVALDTEFPEFHYAWQFNFRDFNIKHDHHNEECIGLLERQGIDLKKNREKGIDFSDFGRLILSSGLVSNNSSITWITFHGAYDVGFLIKILTKRELPSDMRSFLGMMRHQAGSDSLSSLQTFVRFKESCAKIDLEKLNGYEGMMFGLCEGWLGFTYAPDTFMGTLV; from the exons ATGAAGAGCAGCAAACCAGCACATCTGCGCGAAGTCTGGGCAGACAACCTCGTATATGAGTTTTTTCTAATCAAGGAAGCGATCTCTGGCTTCCCCTTGGTTGCTTTGGACACAGAATTCCCTG AATTCCACTATGCGTGGCAGTTTAATTTCCGGGATTTCAATATCAAGCACGATCATCACAATGAAGAGTGTATTGGGTTACTTGAACGCCAAGGTATTGATTTGAAGAAGAACAGAGAGAAGGGTATTGATTTCTCAGATTTTGGAAGGCTGATTTTGAGTTCTGGACTTGTTTCCAATAATTCTTCAATAACTTGGATTACTTTTCATGGCGCTTATGATGTTGGATTCTTGATCAAGATTTTAACTAAACGAGAGTTGCCAAGTGATATGCGGTCTTTTTTGGGGATGATGAG GCACCAGGCAGGATCTGATAGCTTGTCAAGTCTTCAAACATTCGTGAGATTTAAGGAGTCGTGTGCTAAAATTGATCTCGAGAAATTGAATGGCTATGAGGGAATGATGTTTGGACTCTGTGAAGGCTGGTTAGGGTTCACTTACGCACCTGATACATTCATGGGAACTCTAGTTTGA
- the LOC133690373 gene encoding uncharacterized protein LOC133690373 — MVLDSMITSPHRRSPSFRKQFPRDELGSWSTLLQRHRFLLTALALLAFLCTIYLYFAVTLGATESCSGLTGAKKTLCRLELAKDSVGNGKLKFF; from the coding sequence ATGGTTCTTGATAGCATGATAACTTCTCCTCACCGGAGATCACCATCTTTCCGGAAGCAATTCCCACGGGATGAGTTGGGTAGCTGGTCAACACTCCTTCAGCGACACCGTTTCCTCTTAACAGCCTTGGCTCTCTTGGCTTTCTTATGCACAATCTATCTCTACTTCGCCGTTACCCTAGGGGCAACTGAATCATGTTCTGGATTGACAGGTGCCAAAAAGACATTATGTCGTTTGGAGCTGGCAAAGGATTCTGTAGGCAATGGAAAACTCAAATTTTTCTAG
- the LOC133681043 gene encoding uncharacterized protein LOC133681043, which produces MWAASCLASCCAACACNACTTVVSGISRRSARIAYCGLFALSLIVSWILREVAAPLMEQIPWINHFHKTPDREWFETDAVLRVSLGNFLFFTILAIMMVGVKNQKDPRDSLHHGGWMAKVVCWCLLVIFMFFLPNEIVSFYESISKFGSGLFLLVQVVLLLDFVHGWNDKWVGYDEQFWYAALFAVSFVCYVGTFAFSGLLFHWFTASGQDCGLNTFFIVMTLIFAFVFAIIALHPAVNGSVLPASVISLYCMYLCYSGLSSEPREYECNGLHRHSKAVSTSTLTIGLLTTVLSVVYSAVRAGSSTTLLSPPSSPRAGADKPLLPLDNKPSEKEEKEKAKPVTYSYSFFHIIFSLASMYSAMLLTGWSISVGESGKLVDVGWPSVWVRILTGWATAGLYIWSLVAPILFPDREF; this is translated from the exons ATGTGGGCAGCTTCTTGCCTGGCGTCATGCTGCGCTGCCTGCGCGTGTAATGCGTGTACGACTGTAGTATCTGGGATTAGCAGACGATCCGCCAGGATCGCCTACTGCGGTCTCTTTGCTTTGTCTTTAATCGTTTCCTGGATTCTCCGAGAAGTTGCGGCACCTCTCATGGAACAAATCCCTT GGATTAATCATTTTCATAAGACGCCGGATAGGGAATGGTTTGAGACAGACGCGGTTTTGCGTGTTAGTTTGgggaattttctttttttcactatattggCTATTATGATGGTTGGTGTGAAGAATCAGAAGGACCCACGTGATAGTTTGCACCATGGCGGATGGATGGCGAAAGTTGTTTGTTGGTGTCTTTTGGTgatcttcatgttttttcttccgAATGAGATTGTCAGCTTCTACG aGTCAATTTCCAAATTTGGCTCTGGattgtttcttcttgttcaagTTGTGCTTTTGTTGGATTTCGTTCATGGATGGAATGACAAATGGGTTGGATATGATGAACAGTTCTG GTACGCCGCTTTATTTGCTGTGTCGTTTGTCTGTTATGTGGGAACATTTGCCTTCTCAGGACTTCTCTTTCATTGGTTCACTGCATCTGGACAGGACTGTGGATTAAACACTTTCTTTATTGTTATGACCCTGATCTTCGCATTTGTTTTTGCTATCATTGCACTACACCCTGCA GTAAATGGAAGTGTTTTGCCTGCTTCAGTTATATCCTTGTATTGCATGTACCTATGCTATAGCGGACTTTCCAGCGAACCAAGGGAATATGAGTGCAATGGTCTTCACAGGCATTCAAAAGCTGTTTCTACCAGTACTCTTACCATTGGTCTGCTTACAACTGTTCTATCTGTAGTCTATTCTGCTGTCCGTGCTGGATCCTCTACCACCCTGCTCTCCCCACCAAGTTCACCCCGCGCTG GTGCCGACAAACCTTTGCTTCCACTGGACAACAAGCCAagtgagaaagaagaaaaggagaaggctAAGCCAGTCACATATTCTTATTCCTTCTTCCACATCATCTTCTCTCTTGCGAGTATGTACTCTGCAATGCTTTTGACTGGATGGTCAATCTCGGTTGGGGAGAGTGGAAAGCTGGTAGATGTGGGGTGGCCCTCTGTATGGGTTCGTATTTTGACTGGGTGGGCAACTGCAGGTCTCTACATCTGGTCTCTGGTTGCTCCTATTCTGTTCCCAGACAGGGAGTTCTGA